A window from Bosea sp. ANAM02 encodes these proteins:
- the iolG gene encoding inositol 2-dehydrogenase, which yields MKIGLLGAGRIGRIHGLNVAARGDAALVAVTDAMPEAAASLAAAAGAKATSAGAILADAAIDAVLICTPTDTHADLIEQAVSAGKAVFCEKPVDLDAARIRRCLATVEKSGRPLMIGFNRRFDPNFAALEKRLRAGEAGAIEIVTVISRDPAPPPVDYVRRSGGLFRDMMIHDFDMARFLLAEEPVEVFALGSALVDKAIGEAGDVDTAAVIMKTASGRIAQISNSRRASYGYDQRIEVHGSKGMLRAGNIHETTVEIATGQGFRADPVQNFFLERYAAAYRAELDAFIAACNGKALASPTGLDGLKAQILADAATESAQTGKPVRVDLGGK from the coding sequence ATGAAGATCGGATTGCTGGGCGCCGGCCGTATCGGGCGCATCCATGGGCTGAACGTCGCGGCGCGCGGTGATGCCGCGCTGGTCGCCGTCACCGACGCGATGCCGGAAGCCGCTGCCTCGCTCGCCGCCGCTGCCGGCGCCAAGGCCACGAGCGCCGGGGCGATCCTGGCCGACGCCGCGATCGACGCCGTGCTGATCTGCACCCCGACCGACACCCATGCCGACCTGATCGAGCAGGCGGTCTCAGCCGGCAAGGCCGTGTTCTGCGAGAAGCCGGTCGATCTCGACGCCGCCCGCATCCGCCGCTGCCTCGCGACCGTGGAAAAGTCCGGCAGGCCGCTGATGATCGGCTTCAATCGCCGCTTCGACCCGAATTTCGCCGCGTTGGAAAAACGGCTGCGCGCGGGCGAGGCCGGCGCGATCGAGATCGTCACCGTGATTTCGCGCGACCCCGCGCCGCCGCCGGTCGATTACGTCAGGCGCTCGGGCGGGCTCTTCCGCGACATGATGATCCATGACTTCGACATGGCGCGCTTCCTCCTGGCCGAGGAGCCGGTCGAGGTCTTCGCGCTCGGTTCCGCCCTGGTCGACAAGGCGATCGGCGAGGCCGGCGATGTCGATACCGCCGCCGTGATCATGAAGACGGCCTCGGGCCGGATCGCCCAGATCTCGAATTCGCGCCGCGCCAGCTATGGCTACGACCAGCGCATCGAGGTCCACGGCTCGAAGGGTATGCTGCGCGCCGGCAATATCCACGAGACCACGGTGGAGATCGCGACGGGGCAGGGCTTCCGCGCCGACCCCGTGCAGAACTTCTTCCTGGAGCGCTATGCCGCGGCCTATCGCGCCGAGCTCGATGCCTTCATCGCCGCCTGCAACGGCAAGGCCTTGGCTTCGCCGACCGGGCTCGACGGCCTGAAAGCGCAGATCCTCGCCGATGCGGCAACGGAATCCGCGCAGACCGGCAAGCCCGTCCGCGTCGATCTCGGGGGCAAGTGA
- a CDS encoding inositol monophosphatase family protein has product MSPSERDLRYYAALGLAAEASHLALGYFQKRESLGITMKGAQDWLTVADGKVEDFLRRRLSELFPNDTVIGEEGGGEASDAVWILDPIDGTANFAHGDRNWCISIGFLANRKPEIGVVAAPALGEVYAARRGAGATLNGDPIKVSGATDIARASVELGWSTRIPAQNYLKVIERGYAAGAAMKRGGSGTLGLCHVANGSSDAYGELHINAWDVAAGIVIAGEAGASINDFFAGEGIARGNPILCCTPALAAPLREITGIV; this is encoded by the coding sequence ATGTCCCCGTCTGAACGCGACCTGCGCTACTATGCGGCCCTCGGTCTCGCGGCCGAGGCGAGCCATCTGGCACTGGGCTATTTCCAGAAACGGGAATCCCTCGGCATCACCATGAAGGGCGCACAGGACTGGCTGACCGTCGCCGACGGCAAGGTCGAGGATTTCCTGCGCCGCCGCCTCTCCGAGCTCTTCCCGAACGACACTGTCATCGGCGAGGAGGGCGGCGGCGAGGCCTCCGATGCCGTCTGGATTCTCGACCCGATCGACGGCACCGCGAATTTCGCCCATGGCGACCGCAACTGGTGCATCTCCATCGGCTTCCTGGCGAACCGCAAGCCGGAGATCGGCGTCGTCGCGGCCCCGGCCCTGGGCGAGGTCTATGCGGCGCGGCGCGGTGCCGGCGCGACCCTGAACGGCGATCCCATCAAGGTCTCCGGCGCGACCGATATCGCCCGCGCCTCGGTCGAGCTCGGCTGGTCGACCCGCATTCCCGCGCAGAACTACCTCAAGGTGATCGAGCGCGGCTATGCGGCGGGCGCCGCGATGAAGCGCGGCGGCTCCGGCACGCTCGGGCTCTGCCATGTCGCGAACGGCTCGAGCGACGCCTATGGCGAACTCCATATCAACGCCTGGGACGTCGCCGCCGGCATCGTCATCGCCGGCGAGGCGGGCGCCTCCATCAATGACTTCTTTGCCGGCGAGGGGATCGCCAGGGGCAATCCGATCCTGTGCTGCACGCCGGCGCTGGCGGCGCCGTTGCGGGAGATCACCGGAATCGTTTAG
- a CDS encoding SDR family oxidoreductase yields the protein MTQAGSFSRDLHGRVAIVTGGSQGLGEAIAREFAARGARGLLLTGRNAQRGEAVADSLRKAGCEARFHRVDLADLEAVRQVVPAAEAAFGHLDILVNAAGDTDRGTIFDTTPALYERIMAVNLRAPFFLIQDAADLMRRQDVPGAIVNIQSMSAHGGQPFLSAYSVSKAALAALTKNAAYGLLKHRIRVNGLNIGWMATPGEDAIMKLRHEAKDDWLVEANASQPFGRLIDPREVAKAVAYLASAESGLMTGSNIDFDQTILGAHD from the coding sequence TTGACGCAGGCCGGTTCGTTCAGCCGTGATCTTCACGGTAGGGTTGCGATCGTCACCGGCGGCAGCCAGGGGCTCGGCGAGGCGATCGCCCGCGAATTCGCCGCTCGCGGCGCTCGCGGTCTTCTCCTGACCGGGCGCAATGCGCAGCGTGGCGAGGCGGTGGCGGACAGCCTGCGGAAGGCCGGCTGCGAGGCACGCTTCCATCGGGTCGATCTTGCCGATCTCGAGGCCGTCCGTCAGGTCGTGCCCGCGGCTGAAGCGGCCTTCGGGCATCTCGACATCCTCGTGAACGCGGCCGGCGACACCGATCGCGGCACCATCTTCGATACCACGCCGGCGCTGTACGAGCGCATCATGGCGGTGAACCTGCGGGCACCCTTCTTCCTGATCCAGGATGCCGCCGACCTGATGCGCAGGCAGGATGTTCCCGGCGCCATCGTCAACATCCAGTCGATGTCGGCGCATGGCGGCCAGCCCTTCCTCTCCGCCTACAGCGTCTCGAAGGCGGCTCTGGCGGCGCTGACGAAGAATGCGGCCTATGGGCTCCTGAAGCACCGCATCCGGGTCAACGGCCTCAATATCGGCTGGATGGCGACGCCGGGCGAGGATGCGATCATGAAGCTGCGCCATGAGGCCAAGGATGATTGGTTGGTCGAGGCCAATGCCTCCCAGCCCTTCGGCCGCCTGATCGATCCGCGCGAGGTCGCCAAGGCCGTCGCCTATCTCGCCTCTGCCGAATCCGGGCTGATGACCGGCTCGAATATCGATTTCGACCAGACCATTCTGGGCGCCCACGACTAG